In Scleropages formosus chromosome 6, fSclFor1.1, whole genome shotgun sequence, the genomic stretch GGATCGCCGTGAGCCTCCGTCGCTCAGCTCGCCGTTGGTCTGCGCAGCGCGGAGCTCCGACTAATTCCACTCTACATTTGCTTTCCGAGGTTATAAgagaggggggcgcggcggtgcagcgggttcggccggggcctgctctccggtgggtctgggttcgagtcccgcttcgggtgcctcgcgatggaccgttgtccccgtcctgggtgtgtcccctccccctccggccttatgccccgcgttgccgggttaggctccggctcgccgcgactctGGAATGGGGAGCGAAGAACAGCACGGCGTCATCGGCGCCACATGCCGCCGCCGCATCTTTCGTTTGTTTGATCTGTATTTCCAAACGTCAGTGGAAAGTGAGAAGTTGCTCTTTGTTTGCGGAGAACTTTGGTCGGCATAATAAAGGCCATAAAGCACTTGTAGCTGTCGATTAGGATAATTACGCAACGACCGCGCTGAAACGAATGCTCGCGCTTGGCCTCGAGTACCTGCCCCGCCTCTTCGTCACACCCGCCGGCAGCTAAACGCAGAGGAAAGATCCGGATAAGAGTAACCGCACGGCTTGGACTGCCGTTCTCTTTTCCAGATTCCGATACCGAAATCCCCGGTTTCAACgtcctccatctgctgccgGCCAACCTGGGCAGATTCTATAGATACAACGGCTCACTGACCACCCCTCCTTGCTTCCAGACGGTGAACTGGACTATATTCAATGAGTCGATTACAGTATCAAGGACACAGGTGAGCGAAATAAACTTCAGCGAAAATTCCGTTGGCAAAATGTTAACGCGTAACTTCcgttttttttctcacttcacCGCAGTGTAATTGTAGGATGGGGCAGTCGGAATAGGCCAGCGTGGTAAAATACACAGGTTTTATTCAACATCTCCCTTTCAAAGTCTCATAACTGCCCATACGCTCATTTAGCTGGGCTTGGAGGCCGGTGTGATTTCGAATAAACATCTGATGCTTCCTGAATGCGAAGTACTTTTCGTATTAAACGCGTTAAAAATGACGCTGTCCTTCCCACCCCTTCTTTCCGTCACTCCAGCTGGCCACCCTGGAGGACACGCTGAAGGCCGACCGCGACCGGCACCTGTCCAAGAACTTCCGAGCGCCCCAGCGTCTTCACGGGCGCCGCGTGCTGTCCTCTTTCGGCGCTTTGCCGGACGCCAGGGGTACGACACTTGTGGTGTGTTTGCGCGCATTTTGAAATATCCATCGGCAGACAGCGAAACGCCTCATTGGGGCAGATTTGAAGCCGATCCGGAGCCTGAAGTGCAACAAACCGCTTCGCTTCGTCCACCTCCGCCGCCTTGGAGCGATCCGAACGACATCTCCTCGAAACGTCGAAGGACGTTCGCGGAAGCGCCAAGGAGGCACCTCCGCGGTCTCCACGTAGGCTggggctggatttgaacccaccgTCCTGGAGCAGTGACGGTGACTTGGATTAAAGCCACACCGACTAAAGGTCACTTGACAACACCCTCCTTCTATCCTTCCTTGGAGGATGTCATACCCAGGTCGAAACGCAAGGCATCAGTCGCGCAGTCGTGAACGTGGAGACAAACCCGTTTCGTAGGTCTCTGTCCAGAGACCATCAATTTGTGAGGTGACCTGTAAGACCACACTGTCCTCGTTTGACCTTCCTCGTTCGCTGAGGTGCCAGCAATGTTCAAAAACCCGTTTTCGTGGACGAAAAGACCGAGCATCCAGAGGAGAGGTCAACAAGCGTCTTAGAGCGACATACAACTTGTGTGAACGGTTTTGTTTCATGAACCAAAAATGTATCGGCAGACATCATTACTGCGTTTCTCTCGTTTTcggaaaaacatttctttccatttacctgtttttacaggCCGTCGCGTGAACCCCCCTTTTTCAGCAGACGTTGATTCGGCAAACAACGGCGTGCCAGGGAACGAACGAGTTGGTAAGCATGGGCGAGCAAAGACATTTATACGCAGCTATACCATAGTGCTTTATTCGTGCAGGTTGATCCCTAGCATTAGCCAATAATGTGCACTTTTtaatgttaagaaaaaaatcctacaAAAGGGTGCTGTGTCTGTGCACGATGAATTTAAATTCATCAGCTTTGAAATGTCATGAATTCATTAACAGCCTATTTTGACTTATTCAAGGGGCAAAACTATCATTTTTGGAGGGAATCGGCATCAACACAAATATTTTCGGGGGAAAATGAGGTTTCCTTGACCTTTGAATGACATGACCCCTGTCCCCCTTGTTACACTGTGAATTACACTTGAATTGCACTGGGGGCTAATTGACTTGTGGGtaatttgtgtcattttgtatGGAATGTATACAGTGTTGTAATAACATCTGTGACACTTTCTAGGTGCTGATGGTGGGTTTACCAGAGGTATGTCAGTTTGGTGGATTACAATTTcttcaaaacagcacaaacaaaaaaaacatcagccatTGAATTAGATGTTATGCGGTAATCGTGGTTATGCAGTGTACGAAATTAACATTGGTATAAATCTGTTCATCGCAGAAGtaccttttctgttttcagaaccTCAACATGTTTGTTATATTGTGTGACCAGATAAATGTGTTGCATCTGATTTATTCAGCTGGTGCTCTTCCTTTTATGACTACAAAGATGATAATCTGATGATTGATAGATAACGAAAGGTGTCGGGACCTGATGGAGACTGACAAACATCTCACGTTACAGGTGATGTCTTGGCCACGGCATTCGGAGTCCTCTTTTTTGTCACTCTCCTGTCTTTCATGGTATATGCTTttcaacaacagaaaaaatacTCAAGGTAACTAACTTCTGGTTATGGTTGGATTgctaagaaataattttatgcaAAGTGACTGACAGGTTTACCTATTTATTATGGTAAATGTTTGGGGAAACTCATACTGTAACCCTCACTCAAGTTGACTGCAGTAAGTGGTTTCCTTAACGATGTCCTTCCATGATCGTATCCCTCTCGCTaatgtgtcacttttttttttttttcccttttatgagGAACTAATGGAATTAAGCAACAGATGAAACAGCCATTAGGTGTTTGCTGATCTCATTTGCAGAACACAGcattcctgtgtgtttgtgtgcagtggCTGTTTAGTGTTTAATATTTACCCAGGAAATGCATTTATATGgcacataaatgcaaatgtgggtAATTAAAGTTTGTCAATATTAactgttttttcctcatttccacAGGTTCAAAAAGGATGCAAGACAGAATGTAATTTATCAACAAGCTACCAAAGAAGATATATAAAAACTAACATATTTGACTTCTAGacaaatttttcatatttaatttgtatagtatacagtataattttttcattaatcataAATTATACTTCAGTGCTTTTAGAACAGCTTGGCCATTTCAatgattatacatttttgtaaaattgaGATGATTTTGAGAAGGTTTTGCTGcactatttttttccatttgtaccTAGAAACCTACATTTGAGTCAGTTCTGTTACCTTAGTAAGAAATGTTGTGGAAAAGTGACATGTTTAGGCTTTATGTTTCTGCGTTTATGGTATTTATATAAAACTTTTCAAAGCACAATGGAAATATTCAACACAaggagaaataataatgaattctGATTCAATCTTTCAAAATCTAGACAGCTGTTTTAGAAGTTGATATCACTAtttgcaataaaacatttaccaactaaatttttcaaaaccagcattttttccccccaccctACTAACTGGAGATTCTTGCTCTTTTGTACCAATGTGTCACATtgaacagtatttttaaaaaaaaaaaaaaaaaaaaaaaatttgttcatATAAAGCCAAAAGCAATGTAAAATTTCCAGTTAACCTTGTAAGCATCTTTGTCAGGGTTTAGAAGAATGATAACTAGTAACTACTATAGACAAAAATACCTGATAATTCAGAACCAttcaaagtgaataaatttcTTCTATTGTCCATTTACCTCCTTCTagccctttaaaaaaaaaaaaaaaaccccccacacacccctttACTGTTGCCATTAACCTCAAGGTACATACTTCGCCGGTAGTGGGATAGCAGAGAGAAGCTCAAGCATTTACTGAGTCATCGTCGTTGCGCCCACATCGACATTTTAACTAAGCAGAAGGATTGATGATGCATAGATCCAGTTTCCCAAATGCCCCAGAGCGATGGGGTATTTGGGAAATTGCATCTATGGGCCCCACTAATTCAGTGAACGGAAGGCCAATGTATGGACAATACAGACATGGAAATTTtaacacacactgtattcagcaataaacagaaaaacCCGATTAATGATACAAGGTGGCTTTAATCAATACAAAATGCTGCAACTTTGTGAAATGGACCTTACACCCAAGTTTGGCACAGTTTTTACAAACTATGTACATGAAGTTCAgaagcattttattatttttacatgatttttaaaatcaaatcaaaaccaGTAAGAGCACCAGTTACTACAGAGATGATTATAAAACAAACTGTACAGGTATCTTTAGCCTCAAGCCTGATGTCTCATATTTGCATACTGTATGTAGAAACAACAagctgaggggggaaaaaaaatggaagtggaAAATTGTTCATTACATATTCATAGTTTGGTAGACTGTATTGCAAAGCAGAACTGATCaacttgtattaaaaaaaaatactgggaaTGAAGCACAAATAGTTACTGTTTGGAAGGATTCACTTTGACCCAGCTGAGagacgaaaaaaaaagaagctcacTGCACACTGTTCCCTTCAGTGGACAGTCTCTTGGTCAGACTCTTGCCATTGACACGCTGCCAGGGAAGGACACCGGTTCCTTTGAAACTGGACCAAACAACCCCACCAGAAACTCCCGGCAAGGGCCTCAGCTACCCTCGTCTGATAAGAACAATCTCAAGGTGAAACCAAATATTGTCACAGTGCTCAACTCCTATTGTGTGGTACTTTCACAATACAATGGTACTCGAACATTTGCGCAACAATCTGACTGTTAATGTCAGCTGGGCTGTGGCCTTCCTATCAGCCTGTGCCTGGTAACGGAGTCTCGGAAACACCATGCCTTCTGATCCAAGATGGGTCCTTGGCTCTGCAACCAACCTGGTCTTCAGTCTCGCTCAATGAACAACACATTCCTGAGCTTTTAAGAAACGGGGTCGTTTATTGATCAGGAGTACAGCTACTTGAAAGAGCTGCGCTGCCTGCAAGTCCACACTGCCAAGCCAAAAACCTTGTTCGAAAATTGAAACCTCCAAGTGTGGGACTGGCATTTAAGGgttaagaaaaacacacaaaaccttTGCGACTCATGTTTTCACAGCAATCATCTGTCTCcttttgatatttaaaaaggaaaaaagatttcACAAGCAAGACCATTAATGGGATGACGACTGCTCCCCATATCCACTTTCTGTGCCCAACGGTTTGAGAGTAGCCGTTATTCATCTGGAAGGAATGAGCAAGTTTACCTTATAGGGACACAGAGCCAGCTGGAGCTTCCTCTGTAAAAGGGCCTCAAGCCATTTTGGAGTCTTGTGCATCCAGGGAGAGATCAGGTCAGCTGGTCCCCAAAGAATCAAAACCAGGCAGGTCACAGGGCCCTAAAGTCATGTGACCTTAATGGCAACATTCTGGTAAATGAGCCAAGAACGCAAAAGGGTTTTTCTCCATACGTGGGGTGGTGGGTGAGAGGGAAGACACCTACAACTTGCAATGCTTTAAAGAGACCCAACTGCCGTTCTGTCAGCTTGCGCTCTACATAAAATTGGCATATGAAGTCAATACCAAGTGTACCTGGGTCAATACTGCAGCATGAAGCTATTTGTACAGATATTCAACAATATGCTGTAGTGTGAATCTCTTTGGCTAGAAGGGAATAAAGTTCAACAGCAGCCAAGGGAGCCGCCGATTGTACCGCTACATCATTGATGGAGAAAGCACCACCGGGTCAACTAAATGAGACCAAGACCAAAGCCTGTCATGGAAAAGCATAGTGCAATGACATTTTGGATTTCAAGCACAGCTGTTTTATTACACAGCACTGCGATTCAATCATTCAAACAAAGCCCATGTTTAAAAACAAGGCCAAGGGTTGTCACACATCAATGAGAATCTTCAGACATTtaacagaggagaaaaaacaacTATGCAAAGTGTATGCCTCAATATTTCAGTATAATCTCACAAATCAGATGTGCATAGGAAACCTTATACCAGAGGAGAACAGAGCTGGTATATCAGTTGACATGTTAGTCTGTCAGTTGCCAGAGAAACCGTACATGaagagtgaaatgaaaaaaaatcttgtgcACAATCACAACTTTGCAATTTAAAAGTTCAGTCTCACATTCAGACAGAGGTACTCCTTTAACCCCGACCCCCCATACCAGTCTTGAGCCAAAAATGTATCTGGGCCACAGACAGTCAGACTTGGTACCTCCGTTACATCACTGGGTTTCTGGAGCAGAATGTAGCCAAAGAAAATCCTGAAAACTACACACCTTACAGCTGAGATAAAATGAAAGACGGAGAAAAGGGAATGTTCTGGCGTTCTCCCCAGTGCACTAATTGCAAGTCAAACACTTTTTCACAAGTGACCCAAAACAGTCACCAGCATGCAAATCACAATTTGGCTAAAGCTCAGATCCTCAGGATTGgatagtccccccccccttcaaaatAGGCCCAGGTTTTGGTAATCTGCCGTCTCCTGCTCCATAAAGGACCAGCAGCCCTTTCGACAGCTTTACTGTACAGGTCAAGTGGAGAGAAAACCATGTTCCTTCGCCAGCATCTCACTTTGCTAATCTTCCTTACTTTTTATTAGAAatgaaaatcaatttaaaaaataaaactgcgtAAGGgcaataacaaatataaaatataaatttactcAATCTAACagcaaaaggaaaggaaaagaaacctTGATCCCTAGAGCTCAACAGatcgccctctctctctcacacacactgcaggtctTCAGTGTGCATGATTGTGTTTACGAGAAGgaatacagaacaaaaaacagaCTACGAACATGTTGTGCAGTTAAGGAATGTCCCTGCAGTTCCTCTCCCAGAAAAATCTGTGAGCAGCACTGCCACCAAGTCACCTGTCAGTTCATGTCAcctgcaggggggggggggggggtaccttTTAAAGTGTTTCCTCCACTGCAGGTCTGCTTTTGCTTGACCCCACCCAGCACTGCAGCAACACAAAGATAGATATACCTGTTCCCCTCTCTCAGGAGGATCAAAGTCAGTGAAACTCAGGACACCGGTTAGGAGGAatccacaccattttttttacctgtggggggggagagaggagatGCAGTCAAACCACCAGGGATCCTACACCACATGGACACAGGAAGCTCACATTTGCGAGCTCAGGGCACCGTACGGAGGAACTAATTTCAGACTTCCCAAGAATGCACCAAGCCCACACTGGAGTGGCTCCCATCAGCATTACACCACTTCCTGTCCCACACACTCATGCACTTGAGTGGGAGTTCATGATTTACACATGATTCACAGTGCCTTTCATCACACACTTTGGCAATTACCTCTGTGACAAAGCAGAAAACTGTCCAAACTTTCTCACTCATATTTCAAGGAAATAAATCGACTCTTCTGTAAAGATTTCACAGGATCAGTTTATCCCTGACAAAGGAAAGTGAGACAGACGCAGACAGAGGGCCGATTCACATATGCGGTTGAAAGGCAACCTGGAGACTCCTGGaatgaatccccactcctgctacaGCAGGCTTGAATAACATTCTTACCTTGAATTagtatttaaatgggtaaatcattgtaaaaattgcatttctagtgttgtaaattgctttggacaaagatgGCACCTAAATGGTTAATACATGAGGTTAGTAATGCATGTAGGATAAACAGCAAGTAAAGgcataaataaaaggtaaatgttCAAACTAATGAACAGATCATTAAAGATTTGTTTAAGTACTGTATTCAGTACAATCAGTGAAACGATACGTCTTGAGGAGTCGGCCTTGGACTTTGGTTGAGCATTACCTTCTTTCCTCTCTGCTTctcctgcttttattttatgtctCCATCTGATTTTTTACTGATGCCACTTGTAATTAGTCATGCACCTTAAAGGTGTCTACTTCTAGCACTTGACAGATCATATGTTAGGTGCACATAAaaccactgctgtctcacagtgcccagGTGGTGCAAAAGAATGCaaattcgatccctgctcagtctgtgtggagtttacatctGGGTTtgctcccacaatccaaagacacataTGCAGTAGCATCACAATTGCACAGCCTGACTGAATTTTGTCACGGTTGTAAATGGCATATGATATTTAAGTTATACACAAAGGTAACTTTGCTGGGAAGAGAGCCATGTAGTAATAGAAtttattaaagtaaataaacatggaataaaaagCTTTGAATTAGAAGCAAAACTGTGGAAGAAAATAAATTCCTCAATTCCATAGAATGGCAACACCTTGACACTTGTGCAGTATGGGTGTGGTGCCTGAGTAGAGCAGAATTGAAAGAAAAGGAGACTCACACATCCAGACTTGTGTCAGGGTCTGTAAAGACCCTCCGGAGCTGAAGAAGGCCCACGCAGCCATCAGCACCATGATCACATAGGCAGGGGGCAGGCTGCCCTCATAGCTGGGGTTTAGGAAAGACTGCagggggagaaggagagagaagagaggagaaaaaaaaaaaaaaagtggtcagCAATGACTGGACTGGCCACCAGTTAACAACAGGGCCTGTTCCCACTCACCCTGACTAATGaaggaataaatattttttcacctcTTTTCACTGGGGATTTGTCTGTATGTGAATGCATCATTCTGACAGAAGGCATGAAATTAATAGACCagataatttcattatttatctgTCCAAAGCAGCACAGTACTGAGTGTGTGCGCACATTACAAAGTGactgcccccttgtggccaCCTTAGGGTATGACAGACTGCCAAGGAACTGGATAATATTTGAATGTGGAGGTGTACATTTAAAGAGGAaacaaatcattgtaaaaaagGCAGCGCTTGACATTAAAAGATAAAATGTCATTCTGCTTGGCTTTCCTTTAATTCATGCTTTTATAATACAAGAGGGGATGGGGGGTTGGGAGAAGCATTCCTCCTCAGTTAAATATATAACTTTTGTGATAAGCAGCACACTCCTTTGCCATGAAATATTCCCCATCATTAgatgtatatacacacaagaATGTCCCATTATGGCTGCACTCTGTACCTGCATTTGCGGAGGCGTGAGCCAGAGTGACGTGAACCGTGGGTGGGGGGGCTACTCACCAGTCCTGACACAAGCAGGTGCAGTGCCGCCACGGCAGCAATCACCCACCAGCGCCTCTTCTCACAGCCGTCAAAGAACACCACGCCCCAGAAGGTGTGCAGCAACGTCATCGCCATGGTCATGAAGGCTAGAGATGCAATAGTGGTTATAGAGGTCATGGCACATTGCTGGTGGGTGAATAACCCCAACTGAAAAGCTCAgcattttccccaaaaaaaaaaaaaaaaccattagcTGGACAAGGACTAGAATGAACAAAACATGCTTTGTATGGTTacaaataattacacaaaattGTGCGAAATATTCCGCATACCTAAATACATAGATCGGGCTGCGCGAAAATGAAAACTACGAGAAAATCCTTTCGTCGATCAAAGATGTCAGCATAGAAGGTAACCTGCATTTCGTGCATTTTGCATGGGATCGCCGTGAGCCTCCGTCGCTCAGCTCGCCGTTGGTCTGCGCAGCGCGGAGCTCCGACTAATTCCACTCTACATTTGCTTTCCGAGGTTATAAgagaggggggcgcggcggtgcagcgggttcggccggggcctgctctccggtgggtctgggttcgagtcccgcttcgggtgcctcgcgatggaccgttgtccccgtcctgggtgtgtcccctccccctccggccttatgccccgcgttgccgggttaggctccggctcgccgcgactctGGAATGGGGAGCGAAGAACAGCACGGCGTCATCGGCGCCACATGCCGCCGCCGCATCTTTCGTTTGTTTGATCTGTATTTCCAAACGTCAGTGGAAAGTGAGAAGTTGCTCTTTGTTTGCGGAGAACTTTGGTCGGCATAATAAAGGCCATAAAGCACTTGTAGCTGTCGATTAGGATAATTACGCAACGACCGCGCTGAAACGAATGCTCGCGCTTGGCCTCGAGTACCTGCCCCGCCTCTTCGTCACACCCGCCGGCAGCTAAACGCAGAGGAAAGATCCGGATAAGAGTAACCGCACGGCTTGGACTGCCGTTCTCTTTTCCAGATTCCGATACCGAAATCCCCGGTTTCAACgtcctccatctgctgccgGCCAACCTGGGCAGATTCTATAGATACAACGGCTCACTGACCACCCCTCCTTGCTTCCAGACGGTGAACTGGACTATATTCAATGAGTCGATTACAGTATCAAGGACACAGGTGAGCGAAATAAACTTCAGCGAAAATTCCGTTGGCAAAATGTTAACGCGTAACTTCCGTTTTTTTCTCACTTCACCGCAGTGTAATTGTAGGATGGGGCAGTCGGAATAGGCCAGCGTGGTAAAATACACAGGTTTTATTCAACATCTCCCTTTCAAAGTCTCATAACTGCCCATACGCTCATTTAGCTGGGCTTGGAGGCCGGTGTGATTTCGAATAAACATCTGATGCTTCCTGAATGCGAAGTACTTTTCGTATTAAACGCGTTAAAAATGACGCTGTCCTTCCCACCCCTTCTTTCCGTCACTCCAGCTGGCCACCCTGGAGGACACGCTGAAGGCCGACCGCGACCGGCACCTGTCCAAGAACTTCCGAGCGCCCCAGCGTCTTCACGGGCGCCGCGTGCTGTCCTCTTTCGGCGCTTTGCCGGACGCCAGGGGTACGACACTTGTGGTGTGTTTGCGCGCATTTTGAAATATCCATCGGCAGACAGCGAAACGCCTCATTGGGGCAGATTTGAAGCCGATCCGGAGCCTGAAGTGCAACAAACCGCTTCGCTTCGTCCACCTCCGCCGCCTTGGAGCGATCCGAACGACATCTCCTCGAAACGTCGAAGGACGTTCGCGGAAGCGCCAAGGAGGCACCTCCGCGGTCTCCACGTAGGCTggggctggatttgaacccaccgTCCTGGAGCAGTGACGGTGACTTGGATTAAAGCCACACCGACTAAAGGTCACTTGACAACACCCTCCTTCTATCCTTCCTTGGAGGATGTCATACCCAGGTCGAAACGCAAGGCATCAGTCGCGCAGTCGTGAACGTGGAGACAAACCCGTTTCGTAGGTCTCTGTCCAGAGACCATCAATTTGTGAGGTGACCTGTAAGACCACACTGTCCTCGTTTGACCTTCCTCGTTCGCTGAGGTGCCAGCAATGTTCAAAAACCCGTTTTCGTGGACGAAAAGACCGAGCATCCAGAGGAGAGGTCAACAAGCGTCTTAGAGCGACATACAACTTGTGTGAACGGTTTTGTTTCATGAACCAAAAATGTATCGGCAGACATCATTACTGCGTTTCTCTCGTTTTcggaaaaacatttctttccatttacctgtttttacaggCCGTCGCGTGAACCCCCCTTTTTCAGCAGACGTTGATTCGGCAAACAACGGCGTGCCAGGGAACGAACGAGTTGGTAAGCATGGGCGAGCAAAGACATTTATACGCAGCTATACCATAGTGCTTTATTCGTGCAGGTTGATCCCTAGCATTAGCCAATAATGTGCACTTTTtaatgttaagaaaaaaatcctacaAAAGGGTGCTGTGTCTGTGCACGATGAATTTAAATTCATCAGCTTTGAAATGTCATGAATTCATTAACAGCCTATTTTGACTTATTCAAGGGGCAAAACTATCATTTTTGGAGGGAATCGGCATCAACACAAATATTTTCGGGGGAAAATGAGGTTTCCTTGACCTTTGAATGACATGACCCCTGTCCCCCTTGTTACACTGTGAATTACACTTGAATTGCACTGGGGGCTAATTGACTTGTGGGtaatttgtgtcattttgtatGGAATGTATACAGTGTTGTAATAACATCTGTGACACTTTCTAGGTGCTGATGGTGGGTTTACCAGAGGTATGTCAGTTTGGTGGATTACAATTTcttcaaaacagcacaaacaaaaaaaacatcagccatTGAATTAGATGTTATGCGGTAATCGTGGTTATGCAGTGTACGAAATTAACATTGGTATAAATCTGTTCATCGCAGAAGtaccttttctgttttcagaaccTCAACATGTTTGTTATATTGTGTGACCAGATAAATGTGTTGCATCTGATTTATTCAGCTGGTGCTCTTCCTTTTATGACTACAAAGATGATAATCTGATGATTGATAGATAACGAAAGGTGTCGGGACCTGATGGAGACTGACAAACATCTCACGTTACAGGTGATGTCTTGGCCACGGCATTCGGAGTCCTCTTTTTTGTC encodes the following:
- the ca9 gene encoding carbonic anhydrase 9 isoform X2, with the protein product MDFHDCKGKSQSPINIDTRNVAVDPGMAPIKLEGYDLTDEESLKLINNGHTLQLSLPGSMRIVSGFDDVFVAAQLHFHWGTREVPGSEHTVDDVHFPAEIHVVHYNSKYANFAEAASRPDGLAVLAGFIQIGLRENENYEKILSSIKDVSIEDSDTEIPGFNVLHLLPANLGRFYRYNGSLTTPPCFQTVNWTIFNESITVSRTQLATLEDTLKADRDRHLSKNFRAPQRLHGRRVLSSFGALPDARGRRVNPPFSADVDSANNGVPGNERVGADGGFTRGDVLATAFGVLFFVTLLSFMVYAFQQQKKYSRFKKDARQNVIYQQATKEDI
- the LOC114910674 gene encoding gamma-secretase subunit Aph-1b-like isoform X2 — its product is MTSITTIASLAFMTMAMTLLHTFWGVVFFDGCEKRRWWVIAAVAALHLLVSGLSFLNPSYEGSLPPAYVIMVLMAAWAFFSSGGSLQTLTQVWMCKKNGVDSS
- the LOC114910674 gene encoding gamma-secretase subunit Aph-1b-like isoform X1; this translates as MTSITTIASLAFMTMAMTLLHTFWGVVFFDGCEKRRWWVIAAVAALHLLVSGLSFLNPSYEGSLPPAYVIMVLMAAWAFFSSGGSLQTLTQVWMCESPFLSILLYSGTTPILHKCQGVAILWN
- the LOC114910706 gene encoding carbonic anhydrase 9-like translates to MAHCWWIGLRENENYEKILSSIKDVSIEDSDTEIPGFNVLHLLPANLGRFYRYNGSLTTPPCFQTVNWTIFNESITVSRTQLATLEDTLKADRDRHLSKNFRAPQRLHGRRVLSSFGALPDARGRRVNPPFSADVDSANNGVPGNERVGADGGFTRGDVLATAFGVLFFVTLLSFMVYAFQQQKKYSRFKKDARQNVIYQQATKEDI